CCTCTTTGGGAAATGGCATCCactatataattattttcaaaggGAAACAGATCTCAGGCTTTCAAGCTTGGGTGGCTGAGCTGAGGTGGCGTGGCCCAGTGAGGCAGCTACCTCTGGGGTGGGCAGGCCTCCTTCTTGGCGGGCGACAGGGGCCCTCTCCTCTCACCTGTGCAGCCGTGAAGACCACACAGCGTCTTGCAGCTGCCTTCCTGATTCCTTGCTGGTTGAGAAGATGCTGACAGTAAAAGTACGTGTCCCCCACCTGGGGGCCTTGCAGAACCTTGGGGCAGACTCTGCTTTCTGAGTCTGTGTCCATGTTTTCCGTGACCCTCAGTAGAGAGAGGAATCACAGGGAAGTGAGGGTTTCCAAGGAGGTGCCCAGCCTGGCCCGGAGACGGATCCTTTCATGGCTCATGggatcctttctttttccttccaagGAGCCAGGAGGTTGGATCCCAGTCAAGGGAGGATCCAGCCTGGTATTTCCCCTGGGCTAATTTTAGCTCCAAAGCCACTCCCCAGATGTGGCTATAAATACCTTCCTCCTTCCTGCTCTCTGGGCCTTGCTTGCAAGCCCTGTGCGCCTGGGAGTGCAGCTCTCCCTGTGTCCGCAGCCCCGAGCCAGCGGCTGGACCTTCTTTCCACTCTTCTGCATTCGTTCGTGCAGCCCATATTCCATGGGCACCTCCCTGCTCctttgtgccaggctctgtgccctCAGTGGGGTTGATGTTCAAGCGGAGATTTCCCAAGCTGCCTGTTCCTAGATCTGCAATCAGCTGGGACCCGCTGGGATCACACCCCAGGCCTTCTAAAGTCTACGAGGTGTGGTGGATTTTGCCGTTGGCCCTTAcgttcctcttctgtaaaatggacattGGGGCACCTCCCTGGAGGGAGCACCAAGTGTGACTGTCCAGAGAAGctgaagggaaggagaagggagcaGGGTTCTCAGCAGGCCTGGACAGGGAGCTGGGATCGCCAAGGGGAGGAAGCCAGCTGGGCAGCCAGAGCCTGGCTCTCAAACCCCACAATCCCCATCTGGCCCCCAGATGTTCTGATCTGAACCCCCAGAGagttttgttaaaaaattaaattcgATTCTGCAATTTAATAGAAGATTGTGGATTTCTGTTATCTCTGAGAGGGCTATCAGCCTGCATTGCCACAGGGCATGTCTGCTGAGCTGAGCAGAGGTCGCCTCCCATGGTTAGGCCAGTGTCCCTACTTGGTCCCCCCACCTCCCAATCACCCATCCACTTCCCTGCCTGGATGGGTGGTGGGTCAAGTGGGGGCTGGATCTGTCTGTGTGCATGAAGATTGGCTGCGCAGCTGATTGGACACCTGAGGGCCTGACCTACAGACTTGGAAAATATCTTCTCCAAAGGTTTCCAACCCCTTTAAAACAGAAGGCTGTCCTCACTGATGGCCTTAGCAGGTGCCCAGAACAAAGGGTGGCCAGGTTTGGGGAGCCCggccctctcctcctccccccaaCTCAGGGGTCTCTGAGGCATCTCAGAGCAGCTCTGGCATCCATGGAGCGTGGCATGGAGACCCCAGTTGGGACCCCAGAGAGAAGGTGTGATTTGATCAAGTTCTAAGAACAGTTTATCTTTTAAGGACACATCTGTACTTTTCCAGTTTCCGTGCAAAATATGCTCATGAGGCCCGAAGGAGAGGCTGTGGCTGCTCTCAGGCTCCCAGGGTCATCCTCAGGTCCACCTATCGCTGTGGGGGGCAGAACCCTCCCTAAGGGctttctctggagcctgtgcgCTCACGCAGCCCTTGCAGGGCAACCTGGAAGTGGGGCCGATGAAGCATCCCTGGGGAAACCCTGCAGGGCGATAGATAAACCCCAACTCCCTGCCTCTGCATGAGACTCTTCTGAGGGGGTCCCTTTGGGGGCCCCAGGAAGACAGAGCCCCAGCTGCCAATGGTACTAACGCACTCAGTCTTTCCAGACTTTGCCTCCTTTTCCCACCCCACTCCCTGCTCCCTCCCGAGTGGACCTAGTTTTTGTCTTGGGCCGGGCTTGGGGAACCAGAGCCATTTCGGTACCTCCAGGAAAACCTTCGGGCCCCCTGGCTGTTGTGTTTCCAAGGCCCAGTGCTGAAGCCCGCGGGGGTCTCTGCTTCCCTCCCCTCGTAGGACATCACCAGCCTGCTGCACACCATCTACGAGGTGGTCGATTCCTCCGTCAACCACTCCCCAACGTCGAGCAAGACGCTGCGCGTGAAGCTCACGGTGGCCCCCGACGGCAGCCAGGGCCAGAAGCGCATCCTCCTCAACCACGCCGGTGAGGGcccgggggcgggggtgggggcacgCCCTGCGCACAGCCCACCCCACCCGCCCCCCAGGAAGGCTCCAGCCCCCGCCTGGGAGCAGAAGGGGGTCCTGGGGCTTTTGCTGGGAGCTGCCGTGTGGGTGAGGTGGGATTTGAGCGGGTGCTTGCAGGATTAGGATTTGGAGAGGGACGAGGAGGGAAGGGGTCCCGATGGAAAGAGCTGCACTGGCAAAGCCTCAGAGTGGGAATGGGTGCAGCAAGCAGCCTACAGGCTCGGTGGGGATGAGGGAGGGTGAGATGGAGTTTTGGGGGAGGAGGTGAGAAGGACTGGTAGCTGTGAGCCCCTCTATTTTTGTCCTGGCTTGGAGAACCCTCCCCACACATGCATTGTGAAGCTGCTGTGGGCCAGTTTTCAAGGGCTGCATGCCAGGCCTCTGGAGCAGAGGCCAGGAGGCTGGTCGAGGGTTCAGGGGAGCCACCTGCTCATAGGGGGTTCTTTCTGCTTCTCGGGTGGGGCTCAGATCTGCAGAGCATGAGGCCCAGAGCAGAGACCAGGCCCACTGAGGAGCTGCGAAGCTGGGAGAAGAAACAGCGAGCCTCGCTCAGGTATGGCGGGGCCGGCCAGAAGTGGCAGCCCAGTGCGCGTGGGCACGTTTGAAGCACCAGGTGTGTACCTCTAGTGGAGGGATTCTGAGCAGGAGGTCCCAGTCTCTGCCATCAATTTTAGAGTCACAGACTCACAAATcgaactaattaaaaaaaaaacaacttaaaaatagcATTCCTTTACTCCAAGTGCTTTTGGCCAGATATGTTTTGGAATTCATCATGGTTTAGATTTTAGAAAGGTGCTGCCAGTGTATTCCCCACGCCTTATAGGCAGGGTCTGAGCAGGACCCCGGGACCTAGCACATTGCTGTTTCTGCAGGGAGATGTGTGAAGACTCACAGTAGGGAGCTAACAATAACTGCCTTCACTTCAATGTATGGTAAGCTCTGCTGCCAGATGACAAGAAACTCCTTGGTTTTCCAGCCTTTTCGGATTTCAGAATTGTGGATAAGGGATTGTGATGCTGCAGTTACCATTCACATGTTGTTATTTCTtgaacaggaaggaaggaagaagggagggatggagggaaggagggaaggaaggaagaagggagggatggagggaaggaaggaagaaggagaggctGTGAGCaggtgaagaaagagagagagactgtgtaaggaaaaacattgaaaaatggCAGTAATGCAGGAGCAATGAAACTATGTTGAGCATCCTGTAAGGGAAATGACAGGAGTTCAAGAAGCACTGGCATAGAGCTAAAAAGAAGATGGCTCCAGTAGGGGCCACGGGGGGAATAcaggagggagggacaagaatcAGGGGTATCCAGGCTGGCTGGAGATGTGGGTATGTGATGGGTTGGGTGTGTTATGGGTTGGGTGTGTtatggggtgggtgggtgggtgggagggcaTGTAGGGGTGGGAAGGGGCAGGGAGCCCAGTGTCCTGCAGTGGAGAAAGGGGTCCCCTGGCAGCACATCCAGGGGGAGCCTGGCCAGGGGTTAGGTTGTCTGCCTGGGGCAGGGTGGGCACACACAGTATGAAGCCTGGCTTTGGGGCAGCCTTAAGTTTTGACCAGTCACCCCTCACATTTGCTTTTGGGCCTGTTCAAAAGCAAAGCCCCCCCCCCATACCTCCCAGTAGCCCACGGGAGGTTGGACAGGGGTCTTTATATTTGCTGGCAGGGGAACACACGGATCCAGAGACCAGGGGTGACTCTTCCTTCTCCAATCCCTTCCCAGGACCCAGAAGGAAATTAGAAAGGTCCAAAGGATTTGTCCTGGTGGTTTCCCAGTAGCCAGGCTGCCCCACCCGGCGCCCAGGGCTTCCCTGCTCACTCTGCTCCGCCTGCACAGGTTCCAGGGCGGGGAAGGTGTTGAGCAGGCTGGCTGCCACCACCACTGCGTGGATGAGAACATCGAGCGGAGAAACCACTACTTAGATCTTGCTGGGATAGAAAACTACACGTCCCAGTTTGGGCCTGGTAAGGGGGCTCCGGGGCAAGGGGAGGGCTCCTGGGCAAGGGGAGGGCTCCTGGGCTGGTGGGGCAGGACGAGACTGCAGCAGGGAAGCCACAGCTTTTACCCGACAGGCTAACGAATCTTCTTAGAGGAGGTAGcactaaaaacattttaaaaattgaaggaaTACCTGCACaacattgaagaaaataaaatagtatccAAGGGCTTATAATACAAGGGAAAACAACAGTTCCCTGCTCCATTCCAACCCACCCCCGCCCTGTTCCCCAAGGTCACCCTCAGGACCTCTTGGCTGTGTCTTCCTGTGCAGCCCTCACCTCCGTATCACTAAGAATATGCTGCTCTGTCCATCTCGGCTCCGGAGAAAGATGCAGCCGCCTTCATTTCACTCCCCCCAGCTCCCTTCTCCCCATCTTCCTAATAGGTTTGATTCCTCTGTGGGTGTCTCTATATATTCTGAGTAATataacttccttcttttttcattgaCCTTGAATGGTTACCCATGTCTCTatctgattctttctttctctcagaaggagaatttcttattttgaagacccaacaaagaaaaaattcttcCCACTTAGCAGACGGACAAACCAAAGTCCCGTTTCAGAGAAGTTCTTCCAAGGCCTTGAGCAGCCAGGGAGGGTAGCTCTGATGAAGGACAGCTGGCATTTATCATCCTGGGAGAACTGGGGAGGGGTTGATTTCTGGGGCACCAGCACACGGTAAGTGCTCATTAAGTGTTGTTGCATTGGTTCCTAGGCTCCCCTTTGGTGGCCCAGAAGTCAGAACTGGCCCCCCGCACCTCCAACCCCACCCGATCTCGCTCCCATGAGCCGGAAGCCATCCACGTCCCACACCGCCGGCCCCAAGGTGCGGACCCAGGCTCCTGCCACTTCCTCGACACCCCATTCACCAAGGTCTCAGAGCTCCAGCAGCGGCTCCGGGGCGCCCAGGACGGCAGCAAGCACTTTGTGAGGTCCCCCAAGGCCCAGGGCAAGAGTGTGGGTGTGGGCCCCCCAACCAGAGGGGCAAGGAGCAAACCCCCTCTGGGGCCCACTGGCCCTGCGGTGTCCCCCTCTGCCCATGTGGCCGCCGGCCCGGCCCTCCTCCCCGCCCTGGCACCCCTCGGGCACAAGAAACACAAGCACCGCGCCAAGGAGAGCCAGCAGGGGTGCCGGGGCCTGCAGCCTCCGCTGGGCGCGGGCGGCCCTGGGGTGGGGCGGGAGCACGGGCGAGAACTGCCTGCCGTGGTGGTGTACGAGAGCCCCGCCGGCCAGGCCGTGCAGAGACACGAGCATCATCACCACCATGagcaccaccaccactaccaccacttCTACCAGACATAGAGCCCCGCCccgagcccccaccccccaccggcCCGCCGGATGAAGGAGCCCCTCCCCCGACGCCCCGAGCATACTATCTATTAATTATTGTTATGATGATGGTTGTTGTTATTAGTAATTATTGTTACTCCACTAATCTCCAGCTAGCCTCCATGTAGAAGACATACGGAAACCAAGAACTAAACTTATTTATATGTTGTGGGGACTGCGTAACTCACTCCAGACAAGACTCAGGGTTCGGAAGCAGCCCATAGGCGGCAGAGGCTCCGTGGCTTTGGAAGCTGTGGTTTGCACGTGGATTGCCCCAAACCCTTCCCAGCCCCACTCGAGCCCTCGGCCAGAACTCAGCCCCTATGCATTCTCTTCCAGGGGAACACCCTTACCTGGCCGGGCTTTCAGAAACCCTTGAGATCTCCGAGAAGATAAACAGCTGCTACCTCTTAGTctcctgattttttatttttattttgcccttAACTGATTGTAACGTGCTACAAGGGATTTCAGCGGACTGCTGATGTGCGGCCTTCCTGCAGTCTCCAGGTTTTGCTCCCACCTAGAAACTTTCGCCATCCTTTCTGGCAGTTCTCTTCTCTTTCACGCCTTTCCAGTGGAAACACGCCCTGGCCAAAAACAGTCCCATCTTTTCTGCCCTGCACAACATGAAAATACACTTGtcttcccctttccctccttctcttttctttagaaagatacacatacacacat
The genomic region above belongs to Tamandua tetradactyla isolate mTamTet1 chromosome 16, mTamTet1.pri, whole genome shotgun sequence and contains:
- the NKD1 gene encoding protein naked cuticle homolog 1 isoform X1, whose protein sequence is MGKLHSKPAAVCKRRESPEGDSFAVSAAWARKGIEEWIGRQRCPGGGGGGGGGPGPRQLRAAGTVGRGTRELVGDVFRETLSEEEEEDFRLEVALPPEKTDGLGSGDEKRMEKASEPCPGSKKQLKFEELQCDVSVEEDSRQEWTFTLYDFDNNGKVTREDITSLLHTIYEVVDSSVNHSPTSSKTLRVKLTVAPDGSQGQKRILLNHADLQSMRPRAETRPTEELRSWEKKQRASLRFQGGEGVEQAGCHHHCVDENIERRNHYLDLAGIENYTSQFGPGSPLVAQKSELAPRTSNPTRSRSHEPEAIHVPHRRPQGADPGSCHFLDTPFTKVSELQQRLRGAQDGSKHFVRSPKAQGKSVGVGPPTRGARSKPPLGPTGPAVSPSAHVAAGPALLPALAPLGHKKHKHRAKESQQGCRGLQPPLGAGGPGVGREHGRELPAVVVYESPAGQAVQRHEHHHHHEHHHHYHHFYQT
- the NKD1 gene encoding protein naked cuticle homolog 1 isoform X2; the encoded protein is MSRVCREQVPTPSPRCHLQSRPSLPAISTRTVLSTQGENTEPVERRKRRVRCLFFWLLFHLFRALCQELVGDVFRETLSEEEEEDFRLEVALPPEKTDGLGSGDEKRMEKASEPCPGSKKQLKFEELQCDVSVEEDSRQEWTFTLYDFDNNGKVTREDITSLLHTIYEVVDSSVNHSPTSSKTLRVKLTVAPDGSQGQKRILLNHADLQSMRPRAETRPTEELRSWEKKQRASLRFQGGEGVEQAGCHHHCVDENIERRNHYLDLAGIENYTSQFGPGSPLVAQKSELAPRTSNPTRSRSHEPEAIHVPHRRPQGADPGSCHFLDTPFTKVSELQQRLRGAQDGSKHFVRSPKAQGKSVGVGPPTRGARSKPPLGPTGPAVSPSAHVAAGPALLPALAPLGHKKHKHRAKESQQGCRGLQPPLGAGGPGVGREHGRELPAVVVYESPAGQAVQRHEHHHHHEHHHHYHHFYQT